One part of the Lotus japonicus ecotype B-129 chromosome 2, LjGifu_v1.2 genome encodes these proteins:
- the LOC130739331 gene encoding paired amphipathic helix protein Sin3-like 2 isoform X1 — MTGGCTSADLQSRRATRLPLPTNQVTDLLGKHSDLMDEFKDFLERSLVAEIKEIKEKLQQEDHIIQSIAAETRQPLIPHLEFEYSDGGIHEDLYKLVRYSCEEVFSGKELLNKIMRLWSTFLEPMLGVTSQSHGTERVQDRKARHSSRNFAASNVGGHGSPHRDSISTNSRLPKSDKNEGDGRVTEVKNIHWTSVASNDKENGSVGGELVCRHDQLMDKGLKKVECRYKASGLSKQFASDEQRVINNPSIAIRGENSLNRTNLDVSPGCVSAPSRPTDADDSVAKSQTVNLPLVEGGDIAAPVAVANGVSVENSEVKSHEESSGPCKVEKEEGELSPNGDSEEDNFVAYGDSNAQSMAKSKHNIERRKYESRDREEECGPETGGDNDADADDEDSENVSEAGEDVSGSESAGDECFREDHEEDDIEHDDVDGKAESEGEAEGMCDAQGGGDGSSLPLSERFLSSVKPLTKHVSAVLFPEEIEDSRVFYGNDDFYVLFRLHQILYERILSAKTNSMSAEMKWKAKVASSPDPYSRFMNALYNLLDGSAENSKFEDKSQAINGNQSFTLDILIYKLIRQLQTVATDDKDSKLLQLYEFEKSRKPGKLNESVYHANAHVILHEENIYRFQCSSTPPRLSIQLMDYMNEKPELSAVSIDPNFSFYLHNDFLSVLHDKKEPHCILLQRNKDKYGKLDDLSAICSAMEGVKVINGLECKTVCNSSKGYDIAALVPVANGVCRQLLGILIPFLFIARCNGEDADEPSSSSSWCLITLLVIVVIFVVVVLRDLSAPTDPMPPIGPIPMEGFESLGTQYDPIAEGRSGTVYKGTFGTRPAAIKRVVNRSIAKNEIQALLKTRRGNCPNIIKYFTHEWTLEARYIAMERCGCTLGDFIYYFSDTPFHPAISNTSLQFLNLVERDKSPVLLRPRRAPSPLLLSLMKQIVDGLSELHHEGIVHRDLKPNSILVTRNPSLRVKIAGMSNCKLLHHIGSFIGSNVVGRGTSGWQPREVINGEPQTCAVDTFSLGCVLYFCMSGGYHPFGIHDREANILSGTTNLTRVSPIAQDLISKLVEDIPSTRLNLNEVLLHPLFWDTRKKLDFLQEVYEHLKICAYSNIVVTDCDAIDVGTDWSVQLSTFVRDYLRNRNYVFQSPVELLKAIRNLSIHLPSLPSNIKTMLGPTRHDFYGYFDSRYPYFFINVYKVISYHWSTRAEFGTYFRDESDL; from the exons ATGACCGGCGGCTGTACCTCCGCTGACCTCCAGTCGCGCCGTGCCACGCGACTCCCACTACCTACGAATCAG GTGACTGATTTACTTGGAAAGCATTCTGATCTTATGGATGAGTTTAAAGATTTCTTAGAGCGTT CTTTAGTGGCTGAGATTAAAGAAATCAAAGAGAAGCTGCAGCAAGAGGATCACATTATTCAGTCTATTGCTGCTGAAACTAGACAGCCTCTAATTCCACATCTGGAATTTGAATATTCGGATGGTGGGATTCATGAAGACCTGTATAAACTTGTTCGGTATTCATGTGAGGAGGTATTCTCAGGCAAAGAATTATTAAATAAGATTATGAGGCTCTGGAGTACCTTCTTGGAGCCGATGCTTGGTGTTACTTCCCAATCTCATGGGACAGAAAGGGTTCAGGACAGGAAAGCACGGCATAGTAGTCGCAATTTTGCTGCATCAAATGTAGGAGGTCATGGAAGCCCACACAGAGACTCTATTTCAACAAATTCAAGGTTACCAAAATCTGACAAGAATGAAGGTGATGGTAGAGTCACTGAAGTGAAGAATATTCACTGGACTAGTGTAGCCTCCAATGATAAAGAAAATGGGTCTGTTGGTGGTGAACTTGTTTGTAGACATGATCAATTAATGGATAAAGGGCTGAAAAAAGTAGAATGCAGATATAAAGCCTCTGGGTTGAGTAAACAATTTGCCTCTGATGAGCAAAGAGTTATAAACAATCCATCTATTGCAATTCGAGGAGAAAACAGCTTGAACAGAACCAACTTAGATGTGTCTCCAG GCTGTGTATCTGCTCCATCTCGACCTACTGATGCTGATGACTCTGTAGCCAAGTCTCAGACTGTTAATTTACCATTGGTGGAG GGAGGTGACATTGCAGCTCCGGTAGCAGTGGCCAATGGGGTATCAGTTGAGAACAGTGAAGTCAAAAGCCATGAAGAATCTTCTGGGCCTTGCAAAGTCGAAAAAGAAGAGGGTGAATTATCACCAAATGGTGACTCCGAGGAAGATAACTTTGTTGCCTATGGAGATTCAAATGCACAGTCAATGGCTAAGTCAAAGCACAATATTGAAAGAAGGAAATATGAGTCCAGAGATAGAGAGGAAGAATGTGGTCCAGAGACTGGGGGTGATAATGATGCAGATGCTGATGATGAGGACAGTGAAAATGTTTCTGAAGCTGGGGAAGATGTCTCAGGCAGTGAGTCTGCTGGCGATGAATGCTTCCGGGAAGACCATGAGGAGGATGATATAGaacatgatgatgttgatggTAAGGCTGAGAGTGAAGGTGAAGCTGAGGGGATGTGTGATGCCCAAGGTGGAGGGGATGGCTCatctttgcctttgtcagagaGGTTCCTTTCGTCTGTGAAGCCTCTCACAAAGCATGTATCGGCAGTTTTATTTCCTGAAGAAATAGAGGATTCAAGGGTGTTTTACGGGAATGACGATTTCTATGTGCTTTTTAGGCTTCATCAA ATTCTTTATGAGAGGATCTTATCAGCGAAAACAAATTCAATGAGTGCTGAAATGAAATGGAAGGCAAAAGTTGCTAGTTCCCCTGATCCTTATTCAAG ATTTATGAATGCATTGTACAACTTGCTTGATGGATCTGCTGAGAATTCAAAGTTTGAAGATAAGAGCCAAGCAATAAATGGAAACCAGTCTTTCACATTGGatatattgatatataaatTAATCAGACAG CTTCAAACTGTTGCAACCGATGACAAAGACAGTAAGCTTCTCCAATTATATGAGTTTGAAAAGTCTCGGAAACCTGGAAAGTTAAATGAGTCAGTATATCATGCAAATGCGCATGTCATCCTTCATGAGGAGAATATATATCGTTTTCAATGT TCGTCTACCCCCCCGCGACTATCCATCCAGCTCATGGACTATATGAATGAAAAGCCTGAGTTGTCTGCCGTTTCTATTGATCcgaatttttcattttatctGCACAATGATTTTCTGTCTGTCCTTCATGACAAAAAGGAACCCCACTGCATTTTACTGCAAAG GAACAAGGACAAATATGGGAAGTTAGATGATCTTTCTGCGATATGCTCTGCCATGGAAGGTGTTAAAGTAATTAATGGATTGGAATGTAAAACTGTTTGCAACTCATCCAAG GGATATGACATTGCAGCTCTTGTACCAGTGGCCAATGGGGTGTGCAGACAGTTACTTGGAATTCTCATTCCATTTTTATTCATTGCACGTTGCAATGGGGAAGACGCAGACGAACCATCGTCATCATCCTCTTGGTGTTTGATTACTCTCTTAGTTATTGTAGTTATTTTTGTAGTCGTTGTTCTAAGAGATTTATCTGCACCCACAGACCCCATGCCTCCAATAGGCCCAATCCCAATGGAAGGATTCGAAAGCTTAGGAACACAGTATGACCCAATTGCAGAGGGAAGAAGTGGTACTGTGTATAAGGGCACATTTGGTACACGCCCTGCTGCTATTAAGAGGGTTGTCAATAGGAGCATCGCAAAAAATGAAATTCAAGCTCTCCTGAAGACCAGAAGGGGAAATTGTCCTAACATCATCAAGTACTTTACTCATGAATGGACCTTGGAGGCTCGGTACATAGCTATGGAACGATGTGGCTGCACACTTGGCGacttcatttattatttttctgataCGCCTTTTCACCCGGCCATCAGTAATACGTCTTTGCAATTTTTGAATCTGGTCGAGAGAGATAAAAGTCCAGTTCTGTTGAGGCCTCGAAGAGCTCCTTCTCCACTGTTGCTGAGTTTGATGAA GCAAATAGTCGATGGACTGTCTGAATTGCACCATGAGGGCATCGTCCATAGGGATTTAAAGCCTAACAGTATCCTCGTAACCAGAAATCCCTCATTGCGGGTGAAAATTGCCGGAATGAGCAATTGTAAATTGCTTCATCACATTGGATCTTTCATAGGGTCTAATGTTGTTG GACGTGGCACTTCTGGGTGGCAGCCGCGAGAAGTTATAAACGGGGAACCCCAAACATGTGCTGTGGACACTTTTagtttgggttgtgtgttgtATTTCTGCATGTCTGGTGGGTATCATCCATTTGGTATTCATGATCGTGAAGCAAATATTCTAAGCGGTACCACAAATCTTACCAGAGTCTCTCCTATAGCCCAAGATTTGATATCTAAATTGGTAGAAGATATTCCTAGCACAAG GCTGAATCTAAATGAAGTTCTGTTACATCCTTTGTTTTGGGATACCCGTAAAAAATTAGATTTTCTTCAGGAAGTCTACGAGCATTTGAAAATTTGTGCGTACTCTAATATAGTTGTAACTGACTGTGATGCCATTGATGTGGGCACTGATTGGTCTGTTCAGCTGTCCACATTTGTACGTGATTATCTCCGTAATAGAAATTATGTTTTTCAAAGTCCTGTCGAGCTGCTTAAGGCAATAAGAAACCTGTCTATTCATCTTCCAAGTC
- the LOC130739331 gene encoding paired amphipathic helix protein Sin3-like 2 isoform X2, with protein sequence MTGGCTSADLQSRRATRLPLPTNQVTDLLGKHSDLMDEFKDFLERSLVAEIKEIKEKLQQEDHIIQSIAAETRQPLIPHLEFEYSDGGIHEDLYKLVRYSCEEVFSGKELLNKIMRLWSTFLEPMLGVTSQSHGTERVQDRKARHSSRNFAASNVGGHGSPHRDSISTNSRLPKSDKNEGDGRVTEVKNIHWTSVASNDKENGSVGGELVCRHDQLMDKGLKKVECRYKASGLSKQFASDEQRVINNPSIAIRGENSLNRTNLDVSPGCVSAPSRPTDADDSVAKSQTVNLPLVEGGDIAAPVAVANGVSVENSEVKSHEESSGPCKVEKEEGELSPNGDSEEDNFVAYGDSNAQSMAKSKHNIERRKYESRDREEECGPETGGDNDADADDEDSENVSEAGEDVSGSESAGDECFREDHEEDDIEHDDVDGKAESEGEAEGMCDAQGGGDGSSLPLSERFLSSVKPLTKHVSAVLFPEEIEDSRVFYGNDDFYVLFRLHQILYERILSAKTNSMSAEMKWKAKVASSPDPYSRFMNALYNLLDGSAENSKFEDKSQAINGNQSFTLDILIYKLIRQLQTVATDDKDSKLLQLYEFEKSRKPGKLNESVYHANAHVILHEENIYRFQCSSTPPRLSIQLMDYMNEKPELSAVSIDPNFSFYLHNDFLSVLHDKKEPHCILLQRNKDKYGKLDDLSAICSAMEGVKVINGLECKTVCNSSKGYDIAALVPVANGVCRQLLGILIPFLFIARCNGEDADEPSSSSSWCLITLLVIVVIFVVVVLRDLSAPTDPMPPIGPIPMEGFESLGTQYDPIAEGRSGTVYKGTFGTRPAAIKRVVNRSIAKNEIQALLKTRRGNCPNIIKYFTHEWTLEARYIAMERCGCTLGDFIYYFSDTPFHPAISNTSLQFLNLVERDKSPVLLRPRRAPSPLLLSLMKQIVDGLSELHHEGIVHRDLKPNSILVTRNPSLRVKIAGMSN encoded by the exons ATGACCGGCGGCTGTACCTCCGCTGACCTCCAGTCGCGCCGTGCCACGCGACTCCCACTACCTACGAATCAG GTGACTGATTTACTTGGAAAGCATTCTGATCTTATGGATGAGTTTAAAGATTTCTTAGAGCGTT CTTTAGTGGCTGAGATTAAAGAAATCAAAGAGAAGCTGCAGCAAGAGGATCACATTATTCAGTCTATTGCTGCTGAAACTAGACAGCCTCTAATTCCACATCTGGAATTTGAATATTCGGATGGTGGGATTCATGAAGACCTGTATAAACTTGTTCGGTATTCATGTGAGGAGGTATTCTCAGGCAAAGAATTATTAAATAAGATTATGAGGCTCTGGAGTACCTTCTTGGAGCCGATGCTTGGTGTTACTTCCCAATCTCATGGGACAGAAAGGGTTCAGGACAGGAAAGCACGGCATAGTAGTCGCAATTTTGCTGCATCAAATGTAGGAGGTCATGGAAGCCCACACAGAGACTCTATTTCAACAAATTCAAGGTTACCAAAATCTGACAAGAATGAAGGTGATGGTAGAGTCACTGAAGTGAAGAATATTCACTGGACTAGTGTAGCCTCCAATGATAAAGAAAATGGGTCTGTTGGTGGTGAACTTGTTTGTAGACATGATCAATTAATGGATAAAGGGCTGAAAAAAGTAGAATGCAGATATAAAGCCTCTGGGTTGAGTAAACAATTTGCCTCTGATGAGCAAAGAGTTATAAACAATCCATCTATTGCAATTCGAGGAGAAAACAGCTTGAACAGAACCAACTTAGATGTGTCTCCAG GCTGTGTATCTGCTCCATCTCGACCTACTGATGCTGATGACTCTGTAGCCAAGTCTCAGACTGTTAATTTACCATTGGTGGAG GGAGGTGACATTGCAGCTCCGGTAGCAGTGGCCAATGGGGTATCAGTTGAGAACAGTGAAGTCAAAAGCCATGAAGAATCTTCTGGGCCTTGCAAAGTCGAAAAAGAAGAGGGTGAATTATCACCAAATGGTGACTCCGAGGAAGATAACTTTGTTGCCTATGGAGATTCAAATGCACAGTCAATGGCTAAGTCAAAGCACAATATTGAAAGAAGGAAATATGAGTCCAGAGATAGAGAGGAAGAATGTGGTCCAGAGACTGGGGGTGATAATGATGCAGATGCTGATGATGAGGACAGTGAAAATGTTTCTGAAGCTGGGGAAGATGTCTCAGGCAGTGAGTCTGCTGGCGATGAATGCTTCCGGGAAGACCATGAGGAGGATGATATAGaacatgatgatgttgatggTAAGGCTGAGAGTGAAGGTGAAGCTGAGGGGATGTGTGATGCCCAAGGTGGAGGGGATGGCTCatctttgcctttgtcagagaGGTTCCTTTCGTCTGTGAAGCCTCTCACAAAGCATGTATCGGCAGTTTTATTTCCTGAAGAAATAGAGGATTCAAGGGTGTTTTACGGGAATGACGATTTCTATGTGCTTTTTAGGCTTCATCAA ATTCTTTATGAGAGGATCTTATCAGCGAAAACAAATTCAATGAGTGCTGAAATGAAATGGAAGGCAAAAGTTGCTAGTTCCCCTGATCCTTATTCAAG ATTTATGAATGCATTGTACAACTTGCTTGATGGATCTGCTGAGAATTCAAAGTTTGAAGATAAGAGCCAAGCAATAAATGGAAACCAGTCTTTCACATTGGatatattgatatataaatTAATCAGACAG CTTCAAACTGTTGCAACCGATGACAAAGACAGTAAGCTTCTCCAATTATATGAGTTTGAAAAGTCTCGGAAACCTGGAAAGTTAAATGAGTCAGTATATCATGCAAATGCGCATGTCATCCTTCATGAGGAGAATATATATCGTTTTCAATGT TCGTCTACCCCCCCGCGACTATCCATCCAGCTCATGGACTATATGAATGAAAAGCCTGAGTTGTCTGCCGTTTCTATTGATCcgaatttttcattttatctGCACAATGATTTTCTGTCTGTCCTTCATGACAAAAAGGAACCCCACTGCATTTTACTGCAAAG GAACAAGGACAAATATGGGAAGTTAGATGATCTTTCTGCGATATGCTCTGCCATGGAAGGTGTTAAAGTAATTAATGGATTGGAATGTAAAACTGTTTGCAACTCATCCAAG GGATATGACATTGCAGCTCTTGTACCAGTGGCCAATGGGGTGTGCAGACAGTTACTTGGAATTCTCATTCCATTTTTATTCATTGCACGTTGCAATGGGGAAGACGCAGACGAACCATCGTCATCATCCTCTTGGTGTTTGATTACTCTCTTAGTTATTGTAGTTATTTTTGTAGTCGTTGTTCTAAGAGATTTATCTGCACCCACAGACCCCATGCCTCCAATAGGCCCAATCCCAATGGAAGGATTCGAAAGCTTAGGAACACAGTATGACCCAATTGCAGAGGGAAGAAGTGGTACTGTGTATAAGGGCACATTTGGTACACGCCCTGCTGCTATTAAGAGGGTTGTCAATAGGAGCATCGCAAAAAATGAAATTCAAGCTCTCCTGAAGACCAGAAGGGGAAATTGTCCTAACATCATCAAGTACTTTACTCATGAATGGACCTTGGAGGCTCGGTACATAGCTATGGAACGATGTGGCTGCACACTTGGCGacttcatttattatttttctgataCGCCTTTTCACCCGGCCATCAGTAATACGTCTTTGCAATTTTTGAATCTGGTCGAGAGAGATAAAAGTCCAGTTCTGTTGAGGCCTCGAAGAGCTCCTTCTCCACTGTTGCTGAGTTTGATGAA GCAAATAGTCGATGGACTGTCTGAATTGCACCATGAGGGCATCGTCCATAGGGATTTAAAGCCTAACAGTATCCTCGTAACCAGAAATCCCTCATTGCGGGTGAAAATTGCCGGAATGAGCAATT GA